In the Anastrepha obliqua isolate idAnaObli1 chromosome 1, idAnaObli1_1.0, whole genome shotgun sequence genome, one interval contains:
- the LOC129236145 gene encoding uncharacterized protein LOC129236145: MKICDLHNNRATAICAEGRASVMDSFLQPQLRSQFADEVKQKQAITNQLINKILYSKRLLVDHVEALEQCLRHVKQPDQTDSSSAGTAAITGENVRHMKSNGEIFTARNTCILLGTTILEHFVTPKTLRLTLVPSLLLTAGFSAIYMVKNIFIFRNKIVESELNSLIRTIDEFGNCIRRNMTYFNEILIMKQQELIESRQIERAWDCITSAKEVTEILYDATRKLEAQYPLPARFSQYYSPMEELRECEYFKNNVTDYSPKHIKDFHNIFAYVQSQFLLRLAFTLSTKPSISELNAELVKVDCLIQQLVQEEENHFKNLAIELNKKKQLELEALNATKVMQNRSSPVAVLQDSSLKLSACMVAVAGECQALDITLQRLTEAEAEQKDNAKQLLQVANNMRTIESALSVCFDDFQRLMLVYNKFLNSKLNNQEKSTALVDGEKTDAASDDYPESFLRVEISPNPNDADKRDDFYAYMYDEQQAQAEKEQQQAEATAQRDCDMEILNFEKRITKGKFRPVLKQLKDRIDPIRNEMLEKERQVLAAKGINVDDFFGKKDNTTDLLEADKKAEKANNTNMEQNDDSDSEGSADLEFQRSNKKLKERDNFAEMRNFLAQKQAINIFNLDDTAPRTTMGDEEILESEC, translated from the exons ATGAAGATTTGTGATTTGCATAACAATAGAGCCACAGCAATATGTGCTGAAGGCAGAGCCTCAGTAATGGACTCATTTTTGCAACCGCAATTAAGAAGCCAATTCGCTGATGAAGTGAAACAAAAGCAG GCCATTACAAATCAGCTAATCAACAAAATTCTCTACTCCAAGCGTTTGCTTGTCGACCATGTAGAAGCTTTGGAACAGTGTTTGCGGCATGTAAAGCAGCCAGATCAGACAGATTCAAGCAGCGCCGGCACTGCTGCCATAACCGGTGAAAATGTCAGACACATGAAGTCAAATGGAGAAATATTTACTGCGCGCAATACCTGCATATTGTTAGGTACCACCATACTGGAACATTTCGTTACGCCAAAAACGTTACGATTAACATTGGTGCCGTCATTACTGCTGACAGCAGGATTTAGTGCTATTTACAtggttaaaaatatatttatttttcgtaatAAGATTGTCGAGAGTGAGTTGAACAGCTTGATACGCACAATTGACGAATTCGGGAATTGCATACGCCGCAATATGacttatttcaatgaaatactAATTATGAAGCAACAGGAGTTGATCGA ATCTCGTCAAATAGAGCGGGCCTGGGACTGCATCACATCCGCAAAGGAAGTCACAGAGATATTGTACGATGCAACACGCAAATTGGAAGCGCAGTATCCCTTGCCTGCGCGCTTCTCACAGTATTACTCACCCATGGAGGAGTTGCGTGAAtgtgaatatttcaaaaacaacgTCACCGATTATAGTCCAAAGCACATCAAA GATTTCCAcaacatatttgcatatgtgcAATCACAATTCTTGCTACGCCTTGCCTTTACGCTCTCAACAAAGCCTTCGATTAGCGAGCTAAACGCTGAGTTGGTTAAAGTCGATTGTCTTATTCAGCAACTAGTACAGGAAGAAGAgaatcacttcaaaaatttggcTATTGAACTGAACAAAAAGAAGCAGCTAGAATTAGAAGCGTTAAATGCAACTAAGGTGATGCAAAATCGCAGCAGTCCCGTCGCGGTGCTGCAAGACTCTTCGCTCAAACTAAGCGCTTGCATGGTAGCTGTTGCTGGCGAATGCCAAGCGCTGGATATAACATTGCAGCGGCTCACTGAAGCTGAAGCAGAACAAAAAGACAATGCCAAGCAGCTACTGCAAGTAGCGAATAATATGCGCACCATCGAAAGCGCTTTATCCGTGTGCTTTGACGACTTCCAACGGCTTATGTTGgtatacaataaatttttgaatagcaaATTAAACAATCAAGAAAAATCAACTGCGCTCGTAGACGGTGAAAAAACGGATGCGGCCAGTGATGATTATCCTGAAAGCTTTTTGCGTGTCGAAATTTCACCAAATCCTAATGATGCAGACAAGCGTGATGACTTTTATGCTTATATGTACGATGAACAACAGGCGCAGGCTGAGAAAGAGCAACAACAAGCTGAGGCAACAGCACAAAGGGACTGCGACATGGAGATTCTCAACTTTGAAAAACGCATAACCAAAGGAAAATTTCGTCCGGTATTAAAACAATTGAAGGATCGTATTGATCCAATACGAAATGAAATGCTAGAGAAAGAACGTCAAGTACTAGCCGCCAAAGGTATTAACGTTGATGACTTCTTTGGCAAAAAAGATAATACAACGGATTTATTAGAGGCAGATAAGAAAGcagaaaaagcaaacaacacTAATATGGAACAAAATGATGATAGCGATAGCGAGGGATCAGCTGATTTAGAGTTTCAACGCAGCAATAAGAAATTGAAAGAGCGTGATAACTTTGCTGAAATGCGCAATTTTCTGGCACAAAAGCAAGCAATCAATATATTTAACTTGGATGACACAGCACCAAGAACAACAATGGGTGATGAAGAAATATTGGAGAGTGAATGTTAG